TCTGTTCAAAATATTTATAACCAAATGCTCAATCTTGATTGTACTCCTGATGTTATTACTTATACATCTATCATTGATGGCCATTGTCGTGTAGGAGAAGTGCACAAGGGGTTAAAGATTTGGGATGATATGAATAGAAGAAATATTAAtccttacatatatacatattctgtTCTAATTCATTCTTTGTGTAAACAAAGTAGATTAAGTGAAGCAAGGGACTTGTTAAAACAATTGAATACGAGAGGTGATATTATTCCTAAAGCGTTTATTTACAACCCTGTAATTGATGGTTATTGCAAAGCAGGCAACTTGGATGAGGCTAATTTGATTGTTAAGGAAATGGAGGAGAAAAGATGCAAACTTGATAAGTTGAcgtttacaattttaattattggGCATTGTATGAAAGGGCGAATGATTGAAGCGATAAGTCTTTTTAACAAGATGCTAATGGTCGGTTGTAACCCGGATTCGGTTACTATAAATTCATTGGTGTCACGACTTTTAAAGGCCGGGATGCCCAAAGAAGCATTTGAAATAAGGAAAGCCGGGTTGGGTGCGTGGGTCCCAAAAACAGATGCTAAGTATAGCAAAAACATAGCAATCTCTGTGGCTGTGTGAATTATGTGACTTTTTGACGTTGCACATGGACCTAGCTGTCCTTGAGGTTTTCGGTACATGCGAAAGTGCTCAATGGTTGGCATTATCAGGTGTGCACGTGTAGGATACTGTATACATGATTCGTTTGATTATATTATTTAGATCTCTTTACTCATGATTTTGCTACCTTAAATTCGACTACTCTGAGATATTGGGAATTTAGTTGCTGAACTTGTCAGTTTTAACATCCGAATATTTTTTAACAGGTTGTGTCTGATCATTGTTTTCTTGTTCCTGCTATAACCTGAGTCTCGTTTGGTTTCACCATAGAGATGTTGTATGTTTTGAGCTACGCAAATAGGCGTTTATGGGGATATATTTTTAGTCAGAAGATCGACCTAATGCTGGATCAGAATTAAATATGGAGACTAATAGATTATGTAATAGCCAATTGCTGATAGTCAAGGTGATCAATGCAGCTCAGGTATTAGGGTGTTGAAGGGGTGGGCGTTTAATACGAGGAGATTTATGTTGATGAAATATTCGCTACTTCCGTTGTTCAGGTAACATACCTGAAACTCCTTATGGTTGGTATGACTTGAATTTTGATGCATACAACAACGTACCTTAGATGTCCGTGCAGATTCCCATATTGCCATAGATAATTACATGTTTCAGTTTCGTTCACTTAGATACTATGTTCTCATTCCTTTTAAGGCTAAATATTTGCGAAGGCAGAGTCAAACTGTTTTAACTACCAAATTGTGATATAATCAATGTACGTATGTAGATTGGCTAAGACTCAAATTGACCCAATGTGCGTTATTATTGTGTGCATTTAGCTCTTTGGGTTTTcggttattctttttcttcttgttGGTTTTCCGTACATATTGGCCCAATAAAGATACTAAATATATGGCATGTTCTAAGAATAAGATAGTTTAACGAGTGGAATATTCAAATGAATCCAACaatttgcttgaaatccaagggaccaatgagagcgcgaccaTTCACTTGTTCTCACATGTAGTCAAAACTACTCCATCGCATGTGATTGACttccttaaccctaaaccctaaactaaccctaaaccctatatccagggtttagggtttagcaaTTACGGTTCAGAAATTAGTGTTTAGAAattggggtttagaaattagggtttagggtttagcaattagggtttagaaattggggtttagaaattagggtttagggtttagttttagggtttagattgagtttttaacactaacggtttagagtttagggttaagggactaaaccctaaactctaaatcgggctaaattaaaaaatatatatatttgaaaaaaataaagttttttcttgagaattttttttttttcaatcacatgtgattgtcgcaccacatgtcgcgctctgattggtcccttggatttcaagcaaattgttggattcaagggattacaactcGGTTTAACAACTATAAAATTGAGGACCCACTACTGTGCTACAATAACATATCACGTTTAGGCACTTAGGTCTCTGCACAATCTAAACTTAAGGAAACGGCCCCCCCTATAAAGTTTAGGCACTATTTCTACAGAAAAAAGGACCTTTTCACTTTATCGTAAAATTTAACGAATTTAATCCTGTTGAAATGGAATTAATCTGTAAAGTATAAACTCTAAGGACTTTGTTGTATAAAGTTTAGAAAGTTATCTAGTCATGGAAAATGAAGTCCAGAGACTTGTATGCAGACTATGTTAGAGTTcatagtattttatttatttatttttaaaagtttCTTATCTATAACGGGTACTATATATTGTTTTATTCTCTTAGGACTCTTAGGATCCCTTGTCTCCGATCCATTCGAGCAAAGAAAGAATCAGGTTGCTGGATTTTTTGTTCTTTCTGAGTTCCTAAAAGAAGTTTCTATGTTCTTCGTTTAAATTTGGTAACTTTATAGTGAGGGACAAGATACAGTATATTGTAACAAGTATGCGAAGAGTATTGCGTAGGGAAATCAAATCAAATACACAGCTAGCTACACTATCCTCATCCTCATTGATAATGTAGAGAAAAAGACCCGAAGGTATTTGAACATGTGGTCACACACTCACATGGGCAATAGTTTGACTATTTTGTTATTAGAGGCTTTTTACAATTCTTATAAAGTTTAGATTGATTGATATTGACATCTGAAGATTGGGGTGACAAGAAGTTTAGTCTTTACCAAGGTTATGATAGTTGCGAGTCGAGGACAAATCGGTTGGAGTCGGATTAAGTTGGTCGTTGACCAATCTCGGCTGTAAGTAATTAATAATGGTCTTTACACTGAAGGAAAGAAAGCTGAGGTAGTAAAATCGTATATTCTGTTTTTTTCTCCAAAATTATAAGTGGAGAACGTAAGAGTGACTAACTGATTGTTTTCGATGATAATTGTTAGGGTAATGATGACATGCCAAAGGAGATTGTCGTCCTGGATGCCAAAAATGTATGCATCTTTCATATTACATTGTGCTTTACTTGAGCTTAGGCTATTTATTCGTAGTAGGTGTTTTTtaagacttgtctttattctcggatagggaaaggattgtctacatctcacctcaccacttatgtggtattgggtttttttgttgttgttgttttttaaGAGTACATATTTTTTCATTATAACcacgcaggcttgcctgagtggccaccgagttgcccaatgaagcacaccacccgggttcaattcttggctatgccaaattgttcaaaaagggagtgtgactagagggtgcgcataatgcgcaattcacccggtaccaggtctcgcgctcggggggcttgattacccgaggttttaccttctatgggggagccaatgtgctcgttcatatgagAGTTTCCTCGCTTAtccaaaaaaaaatattttttcatTATGAAATTTTTTTCACAATAATTTGTGCAGGTGTTGTCTTCACAATTTGGCATGAAATATATGTATTGGCTAAAAAGCATGGTATCCGAAATCGTAACGTTAATTACTTGTGAAGACGATAAAGATACAAAGCTGGTAAGACTGTTTCAAATAGAAAATCTTTAAATTATTAGTCTTAACTGataaatatgaaaaaaaaaaacattaaatctaataaataatgaagtactctatagaatatttcttcaatgtacTTTTCTTTTGGGTCCACATTTCTTTCAAaaacattagggtttagattgcgTTTTTAGCACGAACGGTTTggagtttagattttagggtttatggactaaaccctaaactctaaatcgagctaaattttgaaaaaaaaaacttcacataagaTGGAGAAAAAAAAAACGATGaaaaaaactctaattaaaacattacttatgatgcatgttatcatttatttcttcgagcgttttcccgccaaaataataacattcatcacaaagtttcttttcaaatgttcatattttcatgtgatcttaatgtttgaaaaaaatattccaaaaaatcgaaaaaaatataaataaaaaatctaCTTCCCCCTTCCCCAAAAAGTGCTTCTCACTTCACTTGATGATGACCCTATTTTATGTTATATTATTTGAATTTAAGTTTTAAATTGGATCAGGTTTGGTGCATGTTTACTTCGTAAAGACCAGCTGGTGGGCCTAGTTTCTTGGTTACGGCTGTTGCTATTAGGGTCACGTGTCAGTGTTAGTGTGTTACCGAGGTCCGGGTTGTTTAATGTTTACTGATCAAACATAGTGCGACTTGTGTTAGGAACTACCTCCGTACTCTTTACGTGTCGCACTGGTATTGAGATTAAGCGACGCAGAAGCCCAAGGATGGggacatcatcatcatttaccaACGGCTAGACATTTGTCTTAATTTCACCCGTCTTATGACTTGTTTGAAGATGAGATTGTACGTTTGATAACATCAAACGTACTTTATATTTGACTAACATGGAAAATGCAACGAAGATCATCATAATGTAtagcatatatgtatatatatatatatatatatatatatatatatatatatatatatatatatatatatatatatatatatatataagagtggaAATATGCAACTTAGAAGAGTGACCATCACCCAACGTCGTTACCCATATATACAAGTAATAACTAGTAATATGAAGACAGCTTCAAACAAAGGTTCATGGAGTAATGAAGAAGATGATAAGCTGATTTCTTATATCACTAAGTATGGCATCTGGAATTGGTCTCAGATGCCAAAATTTGCAGGTCATATCTAAGTTATCTTCTTCTCAAATTACTCGCAATAGTTAAACTAATGCTATATTTTTTTTAATGATAtgaactcttttttttttttttttttttttttttttttttttttttttttgtatttatatTATAGGTTTGTCGCGAAGTGGAAAGAGTTGTAGATTTCGATGGATGAATTATTTGAAGCCTAACTTAAAAAAAGGGAAATTTTCCAAAGAAGAAACAGAAATCCTACTTCAATGTCATTCACTTCTTGGCAATAAGTATGCCTCAGTACTCTCAGTGTGGCTGATATAATCATTTAGAATAACTATAGGGACTAAACATGCAAATAGATGATCAAAGAACTTGAACTAAAAAATGTAGCAAACTCATGAaccattttttttttgtatattacTCAACCATAAAGCTTGCTTCTTTATATCATTGACAtaacctaatttttttttttttttatttgattcatatataggTGGTCTGCCATTGCATCAAGGCTTCCTGGAAGGACAGATAACGACATTAAAAATTATTGGTACACACATTTAAAGAAACATGGTAGTAAACAAAACCTAGTTTGTGAAACACCCAAGCAGAATGACACGAATACATCAACAGTCGAAGCCGAAAATATTGATATAGTATCACAACCTGGTAACCATACAAATTCTGCCTTTGAATCCCAGATAACATAtagtgataattatattaatatgggCTCTCCTGGAACCATTGATGAGCTTCAGGGCTTTTGGGATCAACTAAGCCCAGTTGAGAATTTAGAGCTTAGAAAAAGTGATGTTTCCTTCT
The window above is part of the Rutidosis leptorrhynchoides isolate AG116_Rl617_1_P2 chromosome 1, CSIRO_AGI_Rlap_v1, whole genome shotgun sequence genome. Proteins encoded here:
- the LOC139857745 gene encoding transcription factor MYB32-like, with protein sequence MKTASNKGSWSNEEDDKLISYITKYGIWNWSQMPKFAGLSRSGKSCRFRWMNYLKPNLKKGKFSKEETEILLQCHSLLGNKWSAIASRLPGRTDNDIKNYWYTHLKKHGSKQNLVCETPKQNDTNTSTVEAENIDIVSQPGNHTNSAFESQITYSDNYINMGSPGTIDELQGFWDQLSPVENLELRKSDVSFFDNGFQDLFNDPISSYSFCNNNDTSTIYSI